A single window of Streptomyces sudanensis DNA harbors:
- a CDS encoding lantibiotic dehydratase: protein MPYAEGAEAAAGTGAHTAGRLVHPAPYALVRATVSAYPAQTPAAAEFRALTGRLAELDGRLADLAGPLCDDLYASLDGHPRDFHRDVVLPLRRAVHNGRAPRPALLDRLGDLPGRLPRLSLWLALRERRAALLAELGLAAPRALAAERSALAALCREPALARAVALTSADLLRAVERAGTGADDRRARKEEATVLRHALRASTKTSPLSWFTAVGWGPLPQPSASRPPVRSWGHAALLDGPLRATVTVNRALTAALTAALLDRPHRRAARPHRIVSTARVADGRATYARDRAVFAGGRYLVTDEDEVEVAFGGPLRLLTDRARTPAPLHELARVLASALPAPGPGSAGRGQTGEAEKAGEAGEAGEAGEAEKAGETGEGNLAAATAFVERLAEAGLLVPTDPVPPQDADPLAGLSAWLRALGAAGAGDPVRAEDLAQADRIDELAALVARFAASPARLRPGVLAELADRWAGLLADNGRPVPAGSAPLNLLSEDVVAPEPLRLDGFLGDADHEALAEVSALAELFDLGHLIRRVVRDRFVERYGPGGRCAHPWEFGADVAGAWERAGRIAALREEDGAAFPTGGAELAALREEVAGAVREARAGGTPATGPDDDVVLPPGLVAGLGARLPRWATRRPVSHAYFLQRDPAGGLLCVNHVYGGWGRFTSRFLDALDPRAGERVARQIRRGLGYGAADGGAGTGSAPVRHPAGGHEHPAGDHGDGGGGPGRGAGPRAAQIRPVNGFNANLHPLLVPDEIGPDRGAASIAEDELELFHDEATDQVRFRVRATGAALDVLYCGFLAPVMLPRRIAAHLSDHPHGVVDFRSLVPRHTVRAPGGSVVRSPRLRHRHVVLLRRRWLLPSGVVRALRDELAAAGDVPAEAAARWRALLALPDQVFLHPVLTAPTGRAADDFLTRLSLPKPHFADLGNALHLRCLSRWLSRHPGGVVLEEALPAPGGWDAPVRAVELVLETYRPRRPS, encoded by the coding sequence ATGCCGTACGCCGAGGGCGCGGAGGCCGCCGCCGGTACCGGAGCGCACACCGCCGGCCGGCTCGTGCACCCGGCTCCGTACGCGCTCGTCCGCGCCACCGTGTCGGCGTACCCGGCCCAGACGCCGGCCGCGGCGGAGTTCCGGGCGCTGACCGGCCGCCTGGCGGAGCTGGACGGGAGGCTCGCGGACCTCGCCGGCCCCCTCTGCGACGACCTGTACGCCAGCCTCGACGGCCACCCGCGGGACTTCCACCGGGACGTCGTCCTGCCGCTGCGGCGCGCGGTGCACAACGGGCGCGCCCCGCGGCCCGCCCTCCTGGACCGGCTCGGCGACCTGCCCGGGCGGCTGCCCCGGCTCTCCCTGTGGCTCGCCCTGCGGGAGCGCCGCGCCGCCCTGCTCGCCGAACTGGGCCTCGCCGCCCCCCGCGCCCTGGCGGCCGAGCGCTCGGCCCTGGCCGCCCTGTGCCGGGAGCCGGCCCTGGCCCGTGCCGTCGCCCTCACCAGCGCCGACCTGCTGCGCGCCGTCGAGCGGGCCGGTACGGGCGCCGACGACCGCAGGGCCCGCAAGGAGGAGGCCACCGTGCTGCGCCACGCCCTGAGGGCCAGTACCAAGACCAGCCCCCTGTCGTGGTTCACCGCCGTCGGCTGGGGCCCCCTGCCGCAGCCGTCGGCGTCGCGCCCCCCGGTGCGGTCCTGGGGGCACGCGGCGCTCCTCGACGGCCCGCTGCGCGCGACGGTCACCGTCAACCGCGCCCTCACGGCCGCCCTCACCGCCGCCCTCCTGGACCGGCCGCACCGCCGCGCCGCGCGCCCCCACCGCATCGTCAGCACCGCCCGGGTCGCCGACGGCCGCGCCACGTACGCGCGCGACCGGGCCGTCTTCGCCGGGGGACGCTACCTCGTCACCGACGAGGACGAGGTGGAGGTGGCCTTCGGCGGCCCCCTCCGCCTGCTCACCGACCGCGCCCGCACCCCCGCCCCGCTCCACGAGCTGGCCCGGGTGCTCGCCTCCGCCCTGCCCGCGCCCGGTCCGGGGAGCGCGGGACGCGGGCAGACCGGGGAAGCCGAGAAGGCCGGGGAGGCCGGGGAGGCCGGGGAAGCCGGGGAAGCCGAGAAGGCCGGGGAGACCGGGGAGGGGAACCTCGCCGCCGCCACCGCCTTCGTGGAGCGCCTCGCCGAGGCCGGTCTCCTCGTCCCCACCGATCCGGTCCCGCCCCAGGACGCCGACCCCCTGGCCGGCCTGTCCGCGTGGCTGCGCGCCCTCGGCGCGGCCGGCGCCGGGGACCCCGTCCGCGCCGAGGACCTCGCCCAGGCGGACCGCATCGACGAACTGGCGGCGCTCGTCGCCCGGTTCGCCGCCTCCCCGGCCCGCCTGCGCCCCGGTGTGCTCGCCGAACTCGCGGACCGCTGGGCCGGGTTGCTCGCGGACAACGGCCGCCCCGTCCCGGCCGGATCGGCCCCGCTGAACCTCCTGTCGGAGGACGTCGTCGCACCGGAGCCGCTGCGCCTCGACGGGTTCCTCGGCGACGCCGACCACGAGGCGCTCGCCGAGGTCTCCGCGCTCGCCGAGCTGTTCGACCTCGGCCACCTGATACGGCGCGTCGTCCGGGACCGCTTCGTCGAGCGGTACGGCCCCGGCGGGCGCTGCGCCCACCCCTGGGAGTTCGGTGCCGACGTCGCCGGGGCGTGGGAGCGGGCGGGGCGCATCGCCGCCCTGCGCGAGGAGGACGGCGCCGCGTTCCCCACCGGCGGCGCCGAGCTCGCCGCCCTGCGCGAGGAGGTCGCCGGCGCCGTGCGGGAGGCGCGGGCGGGCGGGACGCCGGCCACCGGGCCGGACGACGACGTCGTCCTGCCGCCCGGCCTCGTCGCGGGCCTGGGAGCGCGGCTGCCGCGCTGGGCGACGCGGCGGCCCGTCAGCCACGCCTACTTCCTCCAGCGCGATCCGGCCGGTGGGCTGCTCTGCGTCAACCACGTCTACGGCGGCTGGGGCCGCTTCACCAGCCGCTTCCTGGACGCCCTGGACCCGCGGGCCGGCGAGAGGGTGGCGCGGCAGATCCGCCGCGGCCTGGGGTACGGGGCGGCGGACGGGGGTGCCGGTACGGGCTCCGCGCCGGTACGGCACCCGGCCGGGGGCCACGAGCACCCGGCCGGGGACCACGGGGACGGAGGCGGCGGCCCGGGACGCGGCGCCGGGCCGCGGGCCGCCCAGATCCGTCCCGTGAACGGCTTCAACGCCAACCTCCACCCCCTCCTCGTCCCCGACGAGATCGGCCCCGACCGCGGGGCGGCGTCGATCGCGGAGGACGAACTGGAGCTCTTCCACGACGAGGCCACCGACCAGGTGCGGTTCCGGGTGCGGGCCACCGGTGCCGCCCTGGACGTCCTGTACTGCGGTTTCCTCGCCCCGGTGATGCTGCCGCGCCGCATCGCGGCCCACCTGTCCGACCACCCCCACGGCGTGGTGGACTTCCGCTCCCTGGTGCCCCGTCACACGGTGCGGGCCCCGGGCGGATCCGTGGTGCGCAGCCCCCGGCTGCGCCACCGGCACGTCGTCCTGCTCCGCCGGCGCTGGCTGCTGCCGTCCGGCGTCGTGCGCGCGCTGCGCGACGAGCTGGCCGCCGCCGGCGACGTCCCGGCGGAGGCCGCCGCCCGGTGGCGGGCCCTGCTCGCCCTTCCCGACCAGGTCTTCCTGCACCCCGTCCTCACGGCGCCGACGGGCCGCGCGGCCGACGACTTCCTGACCCGGCTGAGCCTCCCCAAGCCGCACTTCGCCGACCTGGGCAACGCGCTGCACCTGCGCTGCCTGTCCAGGTGGCTCTCCCGCCACCCCGGCGGGGTGGTCCTGGAGGAGGCGCTGCCCGCGCCCGGCGGGTGGGACGCGCCGGTCCGGGCGGTGGAACTCGTCCTGGAGACCTACCGGCCCCGCCGCCCGTCATGA
- a CDS encoding thiazolylpeptide-type bacteriocin has translation MSDLTPAPGFDLQDLELDLGDLTVTSMRDTAALPEGGASWGSCSCQASSSCAQPQVETGPLAAG, from the coding sequence ATGTCCGACCTCACCCCCGCCCCCGGCTTCGACCTGCAGGACCTGGAGCTGGACCTCGGCGACCTGACCGTCACCTCCATGCGCGACACCGCCGCACTCCCCGAGGGCGGCGCGTCGTGGGGGTCCTGCTCCTGCCAGGCCTCGTCGTCCTGCGCCCAGCCGCAGGTGGAGACCGGCCCGCTCGCCGCGGGCTGA